The following coding sequences lie in one Monomorium pharaonis isolate MP-MQ-018 chromosome 1, ASM1337386v2, whole genome shotgun sequence genomic window:
- the LOC105838438 gene encoding methyltransferase-like protein 17, mitochondrial isoform X1 codes for MVMSIIPKVHCTKFTALRCFSVKPKAVLDDKISTLISNDEMKYRHHPGVVIPRTPEFPKWAQKEIHNILKEKQIALKEINASAKKLVEHLNKRHPPVEQHELAEKLQKVEDRLNMNNHSEKISVEDIDFHKDRKSRLLLKQNVYNWQPINFDKLTCLTYMVGRSVQNYAVIRKIFNEIKLRDKDFRPQTLFDFGSGVGTVMWAASEIWSKTLKEYFCVDTSEFMIELSERLIKAAEPKIKDAFYRQYFPISMSRTYDIVVSAYSLFELPGMESRIEMLLKLWMKTEKYLIIVEEGTNAGFKLINESRDFILKYANSKHRREPQFVHVFSPCPHDWKCPRFTTDDTPCNFNVLYHPLQFLGGQQHKPERYSYVVLKKSKRPEDDEQWPRIVRAVLRRSNHTICRMCTSSGKLKEEIFTKYKNGKHMYRCARESEWGDRLPLHFEQPQESLEEAETVCDTITNKNT; via the exons ATGGTGATGTCAATTATACCAAAAGTACATTGTACAAAATTCACGGCTTTACGATGT TTTTCAGTAAAACCAAAAGCTGTACTTGACGATAAGATATCTACTTTAATCTCTAATGATGAAATGAAATATAGACATCACCCCGGTGTTGTTATTCCCAGAACACCAGAGTTCCCAAAATGGGCACAAAaggaaatacataatattttgaaag AGAAGCAAATAGCCCTGAAAGAAATTAATGCAAGTGCAAAGAAATTAGTCGAGCACCTAAATAAGCGCCATCCGCCAGTAGAGCAACATGAATTAGcagaaaaattacagaaaGTAGAAGACCGTTTGAATATGAATAATCATAGTGAAAAAATATCGGTTGAAGATATAGATTTCCATAAAGATAGAAAGTCCAGACTACTCTTGAAGCAAAACGTTTATAATTGGCAACCAATAAACTTTGATAAACTTACTTGCCTGACATACATGGTCGGCAGAAGCGTTCAGAATTATGCTGTTATACGTAAGATTttcaatgaaattaaattgcgTGACAAGGATTTCAGGCCTCAGACATTGTTTGACTTTGGTTCTGGTGTTGGCACTGTCATGtg GGCGGCATCCGAGATTTGGTcgaaaacattaaaagaatACTTTTGTGTTGATACATCAGAATTCATGATTGAATTGTCggaaagattaataaaagctGCCGAACCGAAGATCAAAGACGCTTTCTATCGTCAATATTTTCCTATCTCTATGAGT cgaACTTATGATATCGTAGTGAGCGCGTACTCTTTGTTTGAGTTACCAGGTATGGAATCGCGTATCGAAATGCTATTAAAGCTTTGGATGAAGACTGAAAAATATCTGATTATTGTAGAAGAAGGAACCAATGCAGGTTTCAAA CTAATAAATGAATCACGAGATTTTATTCTCAAATATGCCAACTCGAAACACAGACGTGAACCGCAATTTGTCCATGTTTTCTCACCT TGTCCGCATGATTGGAAGTGTCCGAGATTTACCACCGACGATACTCCATGCAATTTTAACGTTCTGTATCATCCGTTGCAGTTTCTGGGCGGTCAGCAACATAAACCAGAGCGGTATTCTTACGTCGTATTAAAGAAAA GTAAACGTCCCGAGGACGATGAGCAGTGGCCAAGAATCGTGCGAGCTGTACTAAGACGTTCTAATCATACAATTTGTCGCATGTGCACCAGCAGTGGAAAATTAAAGGAggagatttttacaaaatacaagAATGGAAA GCATATGTATCGCTGTGCGAGAGAGAGTGAATGGGGCGATAGATTACCTCTACATTTTGAACAGCCGCAAGAGAGTCTAGAAGAAGCTGAAACAGTTTGTGATACgattactaataaaaatacgtaa
- the LOC105838438 gene encoding methyltransferase-like protein 17, mitochondrial isoform X3, which yields MVMSIIPKVHCTKFTALRCFSVKPKAVLDDKISTLISNDEMKYRHHPGVVIPRTPEFPKWAQKEIHNILKEKQIALKEINASAKKLVEHLNKRHPPVEQHELAEKLQKVEDRLNMNNHSEKISVEDIDFHKDRKSRLLLKQNVYNWQPINFDKLTCLTYMVGRSVQNYAVIRKIFNEIKLRDKDFRPQTLFDFGSGVGTVMWAASEIWSKTLKEYFCVDTSEFMIELSERLIKAAEPKIKDAFYRQYFPISMSRTYDIVVSAYSLFELPGMESRIEMLLKLWMKTEKYLIIVEEGTNAGFKLINESRDFILKYANSKHRREPQFVHVFSPFLGGQQHKPERYSYVVLKKSKRPEDDEQWPRIVRAVLRRSNHTICRMCTSSGKLKEEIFTKYKNGKHMYRCARESEWGDRLPLHFEQPQESLEEAETVCDTITNKNT from the exons ATGGTGATGTCAATTATACCAAAAGTACATTGTACAAAATTCACGGCTTTACGATGT TTTTCAGTAAAACCAAAAGCTGTACTTGACGATAAGATATCTACTTTAATCTCTAATGATGAAATGAAATATAGACATCACCCCGGTGTTGTTATTCCCAGAACACCAGAGTTCCCAAAATGGGCACAAAaggaaatacataatattttgaaag AGAAGCAAATAGCCCTGAAAGAAATTAATGCAAGTGCAAAGAAATTAGTCGAGCACCTAAATAAGCGCCATCCGCCAGTAGAGCAACATGAATTAGcagaaaaattacagaaaGTAGAAGACCGTTTGAATATGAATAATCATAGTGAAAAAATATCGGTTGAAGATATAGATTTCCATAAAGATAGAAAGTCCAGACTACTCTTGAAGCAAAACGTTTATAATTGGCAACCAATAAACTTTGATAAACTTACTTGCCTGACATACATGGTCGGCAGAAGCGTTCAGAATTATGCTGTTATACGTAAGATTttcaatgaaattaaattgcgTGACAAGGATTTCAGGCCTCAGACATTGTTTGACTTTGGTTCTGGTGTTGGCACTGTCATGtg GGCGGCATCCGAGATTTGGTcgaaaacattaaaagaatACTTTTGTGTTGATACATCAGAATTCATGATTGAATTGTCggaaagattaataaaagctGCCGAACCGAAGATCAAAGACGCTTTCTATCGTCAATATTTTCCTATCTCTATGAGT cgaACTTATGATATCGTAGTGAGCGCGTACTCTTTGTTTGAGTTACCAGGTATGGAATCGCGTATCGAAATGCTATTAAAGCTTTGGATGAAGACTGAAAAATATCTGATTATTGTAGAAGAAGGAACCAATGCAGGTTTCAAA CTAATAAATGAATCACGAGATTTTATTCTCAAATATGCCAACTCGAAACACAGACGTGAACCGCAATTTGTCCATGTTTTCTCACCT TTTCTGGGCGGTCAGCAACATAAACCAGAGCGGTATTCTTACGTCGTATTAAAGAAAA GTAAACGTCCCGAGGACGATGAGCAGTGGCCAAGAATCGTGCGAGCTGTACTAAGACGTTCTAATCATACAATTTGTCGCATGTGCACCAGCAGTGGAAAATTAAAGGAggagatttttacaaaatacaagAATGGAAA GCATATGTATCGCTGTGCGAGAGAGAGTGAATGGGGCGATAGATTACCTCTACATTTTGAACAGCCGCAAGAGAGTCTAGAAGAAGCTGAAACAGTTTGTGATACgattactaataaaaatacgtaa
- the LOC105838438 gene encoding methyltransferase-like protein 17, mitochondrial isoform X2, translated as MLKPKAVLDDKISTLISNDEMKYRHHPGVVIPRTPEFPKWAQKEIHNILKEKQIALKEINASAKKLVEHLNKRHPPVEQHELAEKLQKVEDRLNMNNHSEKISVEDIDFHKDRKSRLLLKQNVYNWQPINFDKLTCLTYMVGRSVQNYAVIRKIFNEIKLRDKDFRPQTLFDFGSGVGTVMWAASEIWSKTLKEYFCVDTSEFMIELSERLIKAAEPKIKDAFYRQYFPISMSRTYDIVVSAYSLFELPGMESRIEMLLKLWMKTEKYLIIVEEGTNAGFKLINESRDFILKYANSKHRREPQFVHVFSPCPHDWKCPRFTTDDTPCNFNVLYHPLQFLGGQQHKPERYSYVVLKKSKRPEDDEQWPRIVRAVLRRSNHTICRMCTSSGKLKEEIFTKYKNGKHMYRCARESEWGDRLPLHFEQPQESLEEAETVCDTITNKNT; from the exons ATGT TAAAACCAAAAGCTGTACTTGACGATAAGATATCTACTTTAATCTCTAATGATGAAATGAAATATAGACATCACCCCGGTGTTGTTATTCCCAGAACACCAGAGTTCCCAAAATGGGCACAAAaggaaatacataatattttgaaag AGAAGCAAATAGCCCTGAAAGAAATTAATGCAAGTGCAAAGAAATTAGTCGAGCACCTAAATAAGCGCCATCCGCCAGTAGAGCAACATGAATTAGcagaaaaattacagaaaGTAGAAGACCGTTTGAATATGAATAATCATAGTGAAAAAATATCGGTTGAAGATATAGATTTCCATAAAGATAGAAAGTCCAGACTACTCTTGAAGCAAAACGTTTATAATTGGCAACCAATAAACTTTGATAAACTTACTTGCCTGACATACATGGTCGGCAGAAGCGTTCAGAATTATGCTGTTATACGTAAGATTttcaatgaaattaaattgcgTGACAAGGATTTCAGGCCTCAGACATTGTTTGACTTTGGTTCTGGTGTTGGCACTGTCATGtg GGCGGCATCCGAGATTTGGTcgaaaacattaaaagaatACTTTTGTGTTGATACATCAGAATTCATGATTGAATTGTCggaaagattaataaaagctGCCGAACCGAAGATCAAAGACGCTTTCTATCGTCAATATTTTCCTATCTCTATGAGT cgaACTTATGATATCGTAGTGAGCGCGTACTCTTTGTTTGAGTTACCAGGTATGGAATCGCGTATCGAAATGCTATTAAAGCTTTGGATGAAGACTGAAAAATATCTGATTATTGTAGAAGAAGGAACCAATGCAGGTTTCAAA CTAATAAATGAATCACGAGATTTTATTCTCAAATATGCCAACTCGAAACACAGACGTGAACCGCAATTTGTCCATGTTTTCTCACCT TGTCCGCATGATTGGAAGTGTCCGAGATTTACCACCGACGATACTCCATGCAATTTTAACGTTCTGTATCATCCGTTGCAGTTTCTGGGCGGTCAGCAACATAAACCAGAGCGGTATTCTTACGTCGTATTAAAGAAAA GTAAACGTCCCGAGGACGATGAGCAGTGGCCAAGAATCGTGCGAGCTGTACTAAGACGTTCTAATCATACAATTTGTCGCATGTGCACCAGCAGTGGAAAATTAAAGGAggagatttttacaaaatacaagAATGGAAA GCATATGTATCGCTGTGCGAGAGAGAGTGAATGGGGCGATAGATTACCTCTACATTTTGAACAGCCGCAAGAGAGTCTAGAAGAAGCTGAAACAGTTTGTGATACgattactaataaaaatacgtaa
- the LOC105838440 gene encoding probable cytochrome P450 303a1 isoform X2: MLATAMLLLILILLLVYLDCQKPKGYPPGPRWWPILGCALEIARIRQETGYLFKTCSALCKKYGPVVGLRIGQDRIIILNDLESIRSMLTNEDCDGRPTGPFYKARTWGHRLGLIVVDDRLWVEQRRFVMRHLREFGLGRTSMVTIIEDEALKLVEHFKKMLQNGYNYEIADVRKITINNNNNNIGQIYKLQKDPKDKPNKSKLYKEFDIIKTKIPERKPRTVADLYMKAEDYAEVRKISQSAGMIISMHDAFGVTVLNTLWKMMAGKRYDTGDKELTHLQKILTKLLNEIDIIGAPFSHFPFLRFIAPEKSGYKAFVDTHRELWAFLQEELNNHKNTFLSNAPRDLMDVYLNVLNSKDCSDTFSESQLLAICVDLFIAGSETTSKALGFGFLNLILNPHVQRKAHEEIDRVIGRDRFPTLADKPRMPYVQAIVLESLRIFVGRTLNVPHRAIRDTTIAGHRIPKVTL, translated from the exons ATGCTCGCCACAGCGATGTTATTGCTGATACTCATATTACTATTGGTATACTTGGATTGTCAAAAACCAAAAGGATACCCACCAG GTCCGAGATGGTGGCCTATTCTAGGCTGTGCATTAGAAATAGCGCGTATTCGTCAAGAAACTGGATATCTCTTCAAAACTTGTTCAGCGCTCTGCAAAAAATATGGTCCTGTGGTGGGCTTGAGGATCGGCCAGGATCGCATCATTATTCTGAATGATCTGGAGAGCATACGGTCAATGCTAACTAATGAAGATTGTGACGGCAGACCGACCGGACCGTTTTACAAGGCCAGAACTTGGGGCCACAGACTAG GTCTCATCGTAGTGGATGACAGACTATGGGTAGAGCAACGACGATTTGTCATGCGACATTTACGGGAATTTGGTCTTGGTCGTACTAGTATGGTTACAATTATCGAGGATGAGGCGTTAAAACTGGTGGAACATTTCAAAAAGATGCTTCAAAACGGTTATAATTACGAAATCGCCGATGTAcgaaaaataacgataaataataataataacaatatcggTCAGATATACAAGCTGCAGAAAGATCCGAAGGACAAGCCGAACAAGTCGAAGCTGTATAAGGAATTCGATATAATCAAGACTAAGATCCCTGAACGTAAACCTCGTACAGTGGCGGATTTGTACATGAAAGCCGAAGACTACGCGGAAGTTAGAAAAATCTCCCAATCTGCGGGAATGATTATATCTATGCACGATGCCTTTGGCGTGACTGTATTGAACACCCTTTGGAAAATGATGGCTGGAAAAAG GTACGATACTGGCGATAAAGAACTTACGCACCTACAAAAAATCCTGACAAAGCTTCTAAATGAAATCGACATAATCGGTGCACCTTTCAGTCACTTTCCATTTCTACGTTTTATCGCGCCGGAAAAGTCCGGTTATAAAGCATTCGTAGACACACATCGAGAACTCTGGGCATTTTTACAA gAAGAATTGAACAATcataaaaacacatttttgtCAAATGCGCCGCGAGATTTGATGGACGTCTATCTGAATGTGCTAAATTCAAAAGACTGTAGTGATACATTTTCAG AATCCCAGTTGTTGGCAATTTGTGTGGATCTGTTTATTGCGGGCTCCGAGACAACTTCGAAAGCACTCGGGTTcggatttttaaatctaatattaaatCCGCATGTTCAGAGAAAGGCGCATGAAGAAATAGATAGAGTTATTGGCCGCGATAGATTTCCCACGCTGGCTGACAAACCGAG AATGCCATACGTTCAAGCCATCGTTTTGGAATCCTTAAGAATATTTGTGGGCCGCACTTTGAATGTCCCACATAGAGCGATAAGAGACACTACTATTGCAGGCCATAGGATACCAAAAGTaacattatga
- the LOC105838440 gene encoding probable cytochrome P450 303a1 isoform X1 → MLATAMLLLILILLLVYLDCQKPKGYPPGPRWWPILGCALEIARIRQETGYLFKTCSALCKKYGPVVGLRIGQDRIIILNDLESIRSMLTNEDCDGRPTGPFYKARTWGHRLGLIVVDDRLWVEQRRFVMRHLREFGLGRTSMVTIIEDEALKLVEHFKKMLQNGYNYEIADVRKITINNNNNNIGQIYKLQKDPKDKPNKSKLYKEFDIIKTKIPERKPRTVADLYMKAEDYAEVRKISQSAGMIISMHDAFGVTVLNTLWKMMAGKRYDTGDKELTHLQKILTKLLNEIDIIGAPFSHFPFLRFIAPEKSGYKAFVDTHRELWAFLQEELNNHKNTFLSNAPRDLMDVYLNVLNSKDCSDTFSESQLLAICVDLFIAGSETTSKALGFGFLNLILNPHVQRKAHEEIDRVIGRDRFPTLADKPRMPYVQAIVLESLRIFVGRTLNVPHRAIRDTTIAGHRIPKDTMLVVNYNRIIMNESWDNPEDFRPERFLDNDGNIITPEEYFPFGMGRHRCMGEILARSNIFIITASLLQAFNFSTVPGEARPTTQDFVDGVTAGPKPYRALVSLRT, encoded by the exons ATGCTCGCCACAGCGATGTTATTGCTGATACTCATATTACTATTGGTATACTTGGATTGTCAAAAACCAAAAGGATACCCACCAG GTCCGAGATGGTGGCCTATTCTAGGCTGTGCATTAGAAATAGCGCGTATTCGTCAAGAAACTGGATATCTCTTCAAAACTTGTTCAGCGCTCTGCAAAAAATATGGTCCTGTGGTGGGCTTGAGGATCGGCCAGGATCGCATCATTATTCTGAATGATCTGGAGAGCATACGGTCAATGCTAACTAATGAAGATTGTGACGGCAGACCGACCGGACCGTTTTACAAGGCCAGAACTTGGGGCCACAGACTAG GTCTCATCGTAGTGGATGACAGACTATGGGTAGAGCAACGACGATTTGTCATGCGACATTTACGGGAATTTGGTCTTGGTCGTACTAGTATGGTTACAATTATCGAGGATGAGGCGTTAAAACTGGTGGAACATTTCAAAAAGATGCTTCAAAACGGTTATAATTACGAAATCGCCGATGTAcgaaaaataacgataaataataataataacaatatcggTCAGATATACAAGCTGCAGAAAGATCCGAAGGACAAGCCGAACAAGTCGAAGCTGTATAAGGAATTCGATATAATCAAGACTAAGATCCCTGAACGTAAACCTCGTACAGTGGCGGATTTGTACATGAAAGCCGAAGACTACGCGGAAGTTAGAAAAATCTCCCAATCTGCGGGAATGATTATATCTATGCACGATGCCTTTGGCGTGACTGTATTGAACACCCTTTGGAAAATGATGGCTGGAAAAAG GTACGATACTGGCGATAAAGAACTTACGCACCTACAAAAAATCCTGACAAAGCTTCTAAATGAAATCGACATAATCGGTGCACCTTTCAGTCACTTTCCATTTCTACGTTTTATCGCGCCGGAAAAGTCCGGTTATAAAGCATTCGTAGACACACATCGAGAACTCTGGGCATTTTTACAA gAAGAATTGAACAATcataaaaacacatttttgtCAAATGCGCCGCGAGATTTGATGGACGTCTATCTGAATGTGCTAAATTCAAAAGACTGTAGTGATACATTTTCAG AATCCCAGTTGTTGGCAATTTGTGTGGATCTGTTTATTGCGGGCTCCGAGACAACTTCGAAAGCACTCGGGTTcggatttttaaatctaatattaaatCCGCATGTTCAGAGAAAGGCGCATGAAGAAATAGATAGAGTTATTGGCCGCGATAGATTTCCCACGCTGGCTGACAAACCGAG AATGCCATACGTTCAAGCCATCGTTTTGGAATCCTTAAGAATATTTGTGGGCCGCACTTTGAATGTCCCACATAGAGCGATAAGAGACACTACTATTGCAGGCCATAGGATACCAAAA GACACAATGCTCGTTGTAAATTACAACAGAATAATCATGAATGAGTCCTGGGACAATCCAGAAGATTTTCGACCAGAGAGATTTCTTGATAACGACGGCAATATCATTACACCAGAAGAATATTTTCCTTTTGGCATGG GCAGACACCGTTGTATGGGAGAAATATTAGCTAGAagcaatattttcattataacgGCCTCGTTGCTACAAGCATTCAACTTTTCGACGGTGCCCGGCGAAGCACGACCAACCACGCAAGATTTTGTGGATGGTGTCACGGCTGGTCCAAAACCATATAGAGCATTGGTTTCTCTGAGAACGTAA
- the LOC105838441 gene encoding alpha-1,3-mannosyl-glycoprotein 4-beta-N-acetylglucosaminyltransferase B, producing MTPHFTTLTPVRKRCLIVLLLVLVPCAILNLLTPSDMREEAILQNNIAELQAKLEHLHAKYIGSQEEINLLSHQLLQLIESNHILPDLQLLINNGTSNVTSIKLPSIYNFLPHFLNDPNSLRPAFVQSKGRSGVSMVLGVPTVKREVQSYLMATLKNLLDRMNTAEIADTLIIVLVAETDIDYVTYVAKQIEVQFPNECETGVIDVISPSSSYYPDLSKLRDTLGDDHQRVVWRSKQNLDFAFLMSYAQTKGTFYVQLEDDILAKKNFVTTMKSFALQKIGTKENWFVLDFCQLGFIGKLFKCVELPWLIQFFLMFHNDKPVDWLLDHLISTRVCSLDKDSKHCKMAKAELWVHYKPSLFQHIGTHSSLKGKVQKLKDKQFGKITLFYPHENPDATVETQIKPYKQYTLQKAYKGETFFWGLLPQPGDHLKFKFSHPIFIKKYLFRSGNPEHPSDRFYNTTVEVLSEMSPLLDRNSNDVTEDGYIIIGKFDVLGVAEGNVDRKLGKVSVLRLTIHSESENWAILSEIHIIEDQPR from the exons atgaCGCCACATTTTACAACGCTGACTCCAGTGCGAAAGCGATGTCTAATCGTGCTGCTACTAGTCTTGGTTCCATGTGCGATTCTGAATCTGCTGACGCCCTCGGACATGCGTGAGGAGGCTATACTACAGAACAACATTGCTGAACTACAGGCCAAGCTGGAGCATTTgcatgcaaaatatattggTAGTCAGGAGGAAATAAACTTGCTGTCGCATCAGTTACTGCAATTGATCGAGAGCAATCACATTCTCCCAGATCTGCAACTGCTTATCAACAATGGCACCTCCAATGTCACCAGCATCAAGCTGCCttcaatttacaattttctacCACATTTTCTCAATGACCCGAATAGTCTGCGTCCTGCATTTGTACAGAGCAAAGGTAGATCAGGAGTGAGCATGGTGTTGGGAGTACCAACGGTAAAACGCGAGGTTCAGTCTTATTTAATGgcaactttgaaaaatttgttggATCGTATGAACACAGCAGAAATCGCTGACACTTTAATCATCGTTTTAGTGGCCGAA acaGATATTGATTATGTGACATATGTTGCAAAGCAAATTGAAGTTCA ATTTCCGAATGAATGCGAAACTGGCGTGATCGATGTAATATCACCATCATCATCCTATTATCcagatttatcaaaattacgcGACACTCTCGGCGACGATCATCAACGTGTTGTGTGGCGGTCCAAACAGAATCTAGATTTTGCTTTCCTCATGTCTTATGCGCAGACTAAAGGCACATTCTATGTGCAATTAGAAGATGATATTTTGGCTAAGAAGAACTTTGTAACTACTATGAAATCTTTTGCGTTGCAAAAGATTGGCACAAAGGAAAATTGGTTTGTCCTTGATTTCTGTCAACTTGGTTTTATTG gAAAACTGTTTAAATGTGTGGAACTTCCCTGGctgattcaattttttttaatgttccaTAATGATAAACCCGTTGATTGGCTATTAGACCATTTGATTTCGACAAGAGTCTGCAGTCTTGATAAAGATAGC AAACATTGCAAGATGGCTAAAGCAGAATTGTGGGTGCATTACAAACCTTCTCTCTTTCAACACATAGGAACACATTCTTCCTTGAAAGGAAAAGTCCAAAAACTCAAG GACAAACAATTTGGCAAGATAACGCTATTTTATCCTCACGAGAATCCTGATGCAACTGTAGAAACTCAGATCAAGCCTTACAAACAATATACACTACAAAAAGCATACAAAGGCGAGACATTCTTTTGGGGCTTGCTACCTCAGCCAGGAGAccatttaaagtttaaattttcacaccctatttttataaagaa GTACTTATTCAGGAGTGGAAATCCTGAACATCCGTCTGATAGGTTTTATAATACGACGGTGGAAGTATTGTCTGAGATGTCTCCGTTGTTGGACAGAAACAGCAACGATGTGACGGAAGAtggttatattattatag GTAAGTTTGATGTACTTGGTGTTGCTGAAGGAAACGTAGATCGAAAACTGGGTAAGGTGTCGGTGCTTCGTTTAACTATACACAGTGAAAGCGAAAACTGGGCCATTTTGTCTGAG atTCATATAATAGAGGATCAGCCTAGATGA
- the LOC105838443 gene encoding tumor susceptibility gene 101 protein: protein MVKMTPLDEGRIRQGLSKYQNPEITKKHVISVLNLYKGLMYKVEPFVFNDGSRKELLNLQGTIPVVYKGSIYNIPICIWLMDTHPNNAPMCYVKPTADMHIKVSMFVDHNGKIYLPYLHDWVPHNSDLLALIQVMIVTFGEQPPVYAKARSEMQQSSSPYPVQSFMPVPGSGNVSSSGFPPYPANSQYSGGSNVYPPYPATASGGFPYPNSYGSYTGTTPSYPTQGYSGPYPPYPSATQPSPTVQPNSSGSGTITEEHIRASLLSAVEDKLRRRLKEQFSQLQAELETLRRTQQELTSGSSHLTDLFDKLKKEKQELEKNVNILQDKEAELEREIAKLSDNQSIDVDEAVTTIAPLYKQMLNAFAEEAATEDAIYYLAEGLRSGILDLDAFLKQVRQLSRRQFMLRALMQRCRQKAGLAG from the exons ATGGTGAAAATGACACCGCTGGATGAGGGGAGGATTAGACAGGGGTTATCTAAg TATCAAAATCCAGAGATAACAAAGAAGCATGTAATAAGCGtcttaaatctttataaaggTTTGATGTATAAAGTGGAGCCGTTTg TCTTCAATGATGGCTCCCGCAAGGAACTATTGAATTTACAAGGGACTATACCAGTAGTTTATaaag GCTCTATTTACAATATACCAATATGCATATGGCTCATGGATACTCATCCCAACAATGCACCCATGTGCTATGTTAAGCCAACAGCAGATATGCATATCAAAGTCAGCATGTTTGTAGATCACAATGGTAAAATATACCTGCCGTATCTTCATGACTGGGTACCT CACAATTCAGATTTGCTTGCTTTAATTCAAGTTATGATTGTTACTTTTGGGGAACAACCTCCTGTTTATGCCAAGGCACGATCAGAAATGCAACAGAGTTCATCGCCATATCCCGTTCAGT CATTCATGCCTGTACCTGGTAGCGGAAATGTATCGAGTTCTGGTTTTCCTCCATATCCAGCGAATTCTCAATACTCTGGTGGCAGTAATGTGTATCCTCCATATCCGGCTACAGCATCTGGAGGATTCCCATATCCAAACTCTTATGGTTCTTACACAGGAACTACACCCAGTTATCCAACACAAGGCTACAGTGGTCCATATCCCCCTTATCCATCAGCTACGCAACCG TCGCCGACGGTACAACCGAATTCCAGTGGATCTGGCACGATCACGGAGGAGCATATAAGAGCATCCTTGCTGTCTGCAGTAGAAGATAAGCTCCGACGTCGACTCAAGGAGCAGTTCTCGCAGCTGCAAGCTGAGCTTGAGACGTTGCGACGAACACAGCAAGAGTTAACGAGCGGCTCGTCGCACCTAACAGATCTTTTCGATAAactgaagaaagaaaaacaggAGCTCGAGAAAAATGTGAACATCTTGCAAGACAAGGAGGCAGAACTGGAAAGAGAAATCGCCAAGTTGTCCGATAATCAGTCGATAGATGTTGACGAAGCTGTTACTACCATAGCGCCATTGTATAAACA AATGTTAAACGCTTTTGCTGAAGAAGCAGCCACAGAGGATGCTATTTATTATCTCGCCGAAGGACTGCGATCTGGTATTTTAGATCTGGACGCATTCCTGAAACAAGTTCGACAACTGTCGCGCAGACAATTCATGCTGAGAGCGTTGATGCAAAGATGTCGACAAAAAGCTGGTCTGGctggttaa
- the LOC105838445 gene encoding transmembrane protein 258, translating into MVEIESMTRYVSPVNPAVFPLLAVVLLGIGVFFTAWFFVYEVTSTKFTRDICKEALISLVAALFSSFGVLFLLLWVGIYV; encoded by the exons ATG GTGGAAATCGAGTCGATGACGAGATACGTCTCGCCAGTGAACCCAGCTGTCTTTCCCCTGCTGGCTGTTGTGCTGCTAGGTATCGGAGTGTTCTTCACGGCCTGGTTCTTCGTGTACGAGGTCACCAGCACTAAATTCACGCGAGATATATGCAAAGAGGCGTTAATCTCCCTGGTTGCGGCCTTGTTCTCTAGCTTTGGAGTACTATTCCTGCTGCTCTGGGTTGGGATATACGTATAG